The DNA sequence GCGCCATCGCGGGAGGCGTGGCGCCCGGAGGGCCGCGCGTCCCCCGAACCGCCGTCACCGGCCCGCTCCCCGGCGTCCTGGGCGCCACGATGGCGGCCAGTGGGCGCGGGGTCGGCGGAGGAGTCCCCCGCGGACCCCTTCGAGCCCTCGTCCGCGGGCCCGCCCGAGGGCTCGTCGGCGGGCTCGTCCGCGGGCTTCTTCGAGGACTCGCCCGCAGGCTCCTTCGAGGACCCCTCGGAACCGCCCGAAGCGGAGCCGTCCGACGCCGAGCCGTCCAGTCCATCGGAGGACCGCGAGGCGTCGGACGTGTCCGGCCGCTCGGCCGACCCGGACGCGTCCGACCCCCCGGAGCCGTCGGACCGGCCCGCTCCCGGGGCCGGGTCCGCCTCCGGATCCGTCTCCGGGGTGGCCGTGCGGCCGGGGTTCACATCGGGGGCGTCGGCACTGCCGGTGAGTCCGGTACCCAGTGAACAGTTCGGCCAGGCGCCGGGCCCGCGGTCGCCGAGGATCGACTCGGCGACGGATATCTGCTGGGAGCGGGAGGCCAGGTCGGGGCGCGGGGCGTACTCCGTGCCGCCGTACTTCTTCCACAGGTCGAGGGTCAGCCGCAGTCCGCCGTAGAAGCCGTCGCCCTCGTTGGCGCTCCACATGCCGCCGCTCTCGCATTCGGCGACCCGGTCCCAGGTGTCGGCGTCGGCGGCCTGCGCGCCGGCCGCCCCGAAGAGGGGCATGGCGATGCCCGCGCCCGTGACCCCCGCCGCGACGACGATGGCCGGAGCCTGACGGGGGCGACGGTGTCGACCATTACCGGAACGCATGCGATTGACCTCTCCTGTGGCGAATCGGTTGCCGGTGAACATAGCGACGGCACACGATCATCACAAGGCGATGTATCCCAGGTCACGCCGCGATCACGTGGCTGACCTTTCGTCACCTTTGCCGGGCCGTACGGGTCTTGCCGACCTCACTGGGCCCCGGAGTTCCAGGTCACCGGCAGGGTGCGCAGCCCGCGCATGATGAGCCCGCCGCGCCACCGCAGGTCCTCCGGGTCCGCCGCGAGCCGCAGTCCGGGCAGGCGCCGCAGCAGGGTGCCGATCGCGGTCTGGGCCTCCAGCCGGGCCAGCGGGGCGCCCAGACAGTAATGGATGCCATGGCCGTAGCCCAGGTGCTGGTTGTCGCGGCGGGTGAGGTCGAGGACGTCGGGCGCCTCGAACCGCTCGGGGTCCCGGTCGGCGGCGGCGAGCACCACCAGCACCGGCTCCCCCTCGGCGATGCGCTGCCCCCCGAGGGTGAGCGGCTCGGTGGCGAACCGCCAGGTGGCGATCTCCACCGGCCCGTCGTAGCGCAGCAGCTCCTCGACCCCGGCGGCCAGCAGCCGCTCGTCCCCTTCTGTCAGGGCCCGCTGCATGAGGGCGCGCTGCTCGGGATGGCGCAGCAGTGCGTAGACGCCGTTGCCGATGAGGTTGACGGTGGTCTCGAATCCGGCGAACAGAAGGATGAAGGCCATGGCCGCGGCCTCGTTCTCGGTGAGGTGCTCACCGTGGTGGCCGGCCCGGATCAGACCGGAGATCAGATCCTCCCCGTCCCCTTCTTCTCTCCGCTCTCCTTCTTCCTGCCGCTCCGCGAGCTCCAGCCGCTTGCGGTGGATCAGCTCGGCGAGATACGCCCGGATCCGCTTCACGGCGCGGGCCACCCCACCGCGCGGGCCCCCGCCGTGCCGGATCATCGTGCCGGCCCAGTCGCGGAAGTCGTCCTGGTCCTCGCGCGGCACCCCGAGCAGATCGCAGATCGCATAGATAGGGAGAGGGAAGGCGAACTCATGGATGAGGTCCGCCTCTCCCCTCTCCTCGAAGGCGTCGATGAGCTGGTCGGTGAGGGTCCGCACCCGGGGGGCGAACGCGGCCACCCGGCGCGGGGTGAAGGCCTTCGACACCAGCCGCCGGAGCCGGGTGTGGTCAGGGGGATCGATATTGAGCAGATGTGTCATCAGCTCCGCGCGCCGTTCGCCTGGAATGCCCACCTTGCCCTTGGCGTGGGCCGCCGCGCTGTGCCGCTGGGGGTTCTTCGAGAGCCGGGGATCGGCCAGTGCCTTCCTGGCATCGGCGTAGCGGGTCACCAGCCACGCCTCGACACCGCTGGGCAGCGTGGTCCGGTGAACCGGGGCGTGCTCGCGTAGCCAGGCGTAGGCGGGGTAGGGATCGGTGGCGAACTCCCAGGTGAAGAGGGTGGGAGCGGAGCTGTCACGGGGCTGTTCCGACACCCCCCGACGATACCGGCCGAGACTCACCTCTCCGATATACCCCGTTATCCGAAATAACGGAACAACGGAAAAAAGAGGAATAAAAGAAACAACGGGGATAAAGGGAACGCGGCCGCCGTCGACAGGTTGAGCGCTGAGCGGAATTACCCCTTCATCTCCACACATCCTTCACAGTTCATCCACAGGTCGAGGCGAATGCCCGGATATCTGATGGCTGCGGCCATCGCCCGGCGGGCGCCCGCGCCGCCCCGCCAGAAGACCCCGGAACACGC is a window from the Streptomyces luomodiensis genome containing:
- a CDS encoding transglycosylase family protein; this translates as MRSGNGRHRRPRQAPAIVVAAGVTGAGIAMPLFGAAGAQAADADTWDRVAECESGGMWSANEGDGFYGGLRLTLDLWKKYGGTEYAPRPDLASRSQQISVAESILGDRGPGAWPNCSLGTGLTGSADAPDVNPGRTATPETDPEADPAPGAGRSDGSGGSDASGSAERPDTSDASRSSDGLDGSASDGSASGGSEGSSKEPAGESSKKPADEPADEPSGGPADEGSKGSAGDSSADPAPTGRHRGAQDAGERAGDGGSGDARPSGRHASRDGADRTQDPTGDAYTVRPGDNLSGIAEDQNVSRGWQGLYEDNEDLIGIDPDLILPGQRLDLTIREQ
- a CDS encoding cytochrome P450 family protein, whose amino-acid sequence is MSEQPRDSSAPTLFTWEFATDPYPAYAWLREHAPVHRTTLPSGVEAWLVTRYADARKALADPRLSKNPQRHSAAAHAKGKVGIPGERRAELMTHLLNIDPPDHTRLRRLVSKAFTPRRVAAFAPRVRTLTDQLIDAFEERGEADLIHEFAFPLPIYAICDLLGVPREDQDDFRDWAGTMIRHGGGPRGGVARAVKRIRAYLAELIHRKRLELAERQEEGERREEGDGEDLISGLIRAGHHGEHLTENEAAAMAFILLFAGFETTVNLIGNGVYALLRHPEQRALMQRALTEGDERLLAAGVEELLRYDGPVEIATWRFATEPLTLGGQRIAEGEPVLVVLAAADRDPERFEAPDVLDLTRRDNQHLGYGHGIHYCLGAPLARLEAQTAIGTLLRRLPGLRLAADPEDLRWRGGLIMRGLRTLPVTWNSGAQ